The DNA window CTCAATAAGTCGCCCAAACCCCCgatcatcgtcgacgacatcatCGTCACCGAGCTGAATCTCGGCTCCATCCCACCAGAGCTGGAGATCCTGGAAATCGGCGACATCGCCGAGGATCGGTTTCGCGGCATCTTCAAGATGTCTTATTCCGGTGATGCCTATCTGACGCTGAAGACTCGAGTGCAGGCGAATCCGCTCAACACCTTCCTCCTGACGCGACCCGCCTTTGCTTCGCCTCTACCTCTTGCTGCTGCGTATGTGCCGAGAACAATATCCAAAGAAAAAATACATTGAAAACGTTCCGTGACTAACGGTTTGATCGCGATTTAGCACCCCACTCACCATCCCTCTACAAATCACCCTCTCCGACTTCAAGCTCTCCGGTTTCGTCATATTGGTCTTCTCTAAACAAAAGGGCATCACAGTGGTGTTTCGCAATGATCCTTTGGAATCGCTCAAGGTGTCATCGACGTTCGATTCAATCCCGTTCGTGCGCGACTTCTTGCAGAAAGAAATTGAAGCTCAACTCCGGGTTTTATTCATGGACGAGCTCCCTGCCATCATCCACCGGCTGTCGTTGCGTCTGTGGGATCCCGAATATCGTGCTGGCGAGGAGTCAAATAATCAAACAGACAACACGGAAAACCTGGCGAGCGAAGGCCCGGGGCAAGACCCCTTGGCCAGCCCGCCCCAGGATCCCGTGGATGCTCTGGGTAATGCGCTGAACGAGTCCGAAATTGCTTCGCTTTCACTGGACTCCTCGGTGGAGACCCATTCCTTGTTCTCGCAGAAGAATCTGCTCCGCCTGGCTGCCCTGACGGACTCTCAACGAACCTTGTCTCTGTTTACCCCGTCCATCCAGGAAGTGGTGTACCGAGCGTGGACATCTCCAACAGACTCCAACGACCTTTCTGCAAGCGTTATCTCTCCTCTCAGCCCTCCGCTCTCGCGGACACATTCGCAGATCGGCAGCATGTCGTCCTCGTTCAACGAAACCGCCAGCACGGTCTCTATGCAAAGCCGTCCGTCCATCGGAGGTCATTCCTTCAGCAG is part of the Penicillium psychrofluorescens genome assembly, chromosome: 4 genome and encodes:
- a CDS encoding uncharacterized protein (ID:PFLUO_006708-T1.cds;~source:funannotate), with product MAFNFNWSPLMADAGFYTRAQDLLTAALNKSPKPPIIVDDIIVTELNLGSIPPELEILEIGDIAEDRFRGIFKMSYSGDAYLTLKTRVQANPLNTFLLTRPAFASPLPLAAATPLTIPLQITLSDFKLSGFVILVFSKQKGITVVFRNDPLESLKVSSTFDSIPFVRDFLQKEIEAQLRVLFMDELPAIIHRLSLRLWDPEYRAGEESNNQTDNTENLASEGPGQDPLASPPQDPVDALGNALNESEIASLSLDSSVETHSLFSQKNLLRLAALTDSQRTLSLFTPSIQEVVYRAWTSPTDSNDLSASVISPLSPPLSRTHSQIGSMSSSFNETASTVSMQSRPSIGGHSFSSYGLSLGSGRHSKAHSRRRKKRVVDLRARPKTTDDALSMSDDSTMTESISAQSICSAPLPMVSELSDDPVTPPLSPETDSHLLSVPEGHRMSLSRPSRRRSSLNLENPDLSYSLETVRGPKAVDVDATPRATMRYPNEKAEAGPSSGSSRPPLPSTILPFTKDDNAADHAVDPVLVERLAGEIARRMRDQKLVATNSGNNFWDRHQEEYPPPAYGQ